From a single Bacillus pumilus genomic region:
- the ymfI gene encoding elongation factor P 5-aminopentanone reductase — protein sequence MSRWALITGASGGIGQAAAKKLAHEGCHVMLHYHKNEQAAVALAADLEETCHIQTHVVQADLAKMGGADELASRLPVSPDILVLNSGKSHVGLVTDTEKDVLASMVQLHVTSPYELTQNLLPAMIQKKAGHIVAVSSIWGETGASCEVLYSMVKGAQNAFIKGLAKELAPSGIRANAVSPGAVDTDMMKSFTKEDIAMLEEEIPLGRLASPEEIADVIWFLASKQSSYMTGQILSVNGGWYC from the coding sequence ATGAGTCGTTGGGCGCTGATAACAGGTGCCAGTGGCGGGATTGGGCAGGCCGCAGCCAAAAAGCTTGCCCATGAAGGCTGCCACGTAATGCTCCATTATCACAAAAATGAGCAGGCAGCCGTAGCGCTTGCCGCTGACCTGGAAGAAACATGTCATATTCAGACGCATGTCGTTCAAGCGGATTTAGCTAAAATGGGCGGAGCTGATGAGCTCGCCAGCCGTCTGCCTGTATCTCCAGATATTCTTGTCTTAAATAGCGGTAAAAGTCATGTCGGATTAGTCACAGATACAGAAAAAGACGTATTAGCCAGTATGGTGCAGCTGCATGTCACAAGTCCATATGAGCTCACCCAAAACCTATTGCCTGCCATGATCCAAAAAAAAGCAGGACATATCGTTGCAGTCAGCTCGATATGGGGAGAAACAGGTGCATCGTGTGAAGTGCTGTACAGTATGGTCAAAGGTGCGCAAAATGCGTTTATTAAAGGTCTGGCGAAAGAGCTTGCTCCAAGTGGAATTAGAGCAAATGCTGTTTCGCCTGGTGCTGTTGATACAGACATGATGAAAAGCTTCACAAAAGAAGATATTGCCATGCTTGAAGAAGAAATCCCGCTTGGCAGGCTTGCATCACCTGAGGAGATTGCCGATGTCATTTGGTTTCTCGCCTCAAAACAGTCCAGTTATATGACAGGACAAATATTATCCGTTAATGGCGGCTGGTACTGTTAA
- a CDS encoding DUF3243 domain-containing protein, giving the protein MSVLENWDHWKNFLGDRLNHAQDKGLEGDTINNLAYEIGGYLANEVEAKNEQERVLADLWSVASEDEQRAIANMMVKLVENNSSH; this is encoded by the coding sequence ATGTCAGTACTTGAGAACTGGGACCATTGGAAAAACTTTTTAGGTGACCGTTTAAATCATGCGCAGGATAAAGGTTTAGAAGGAGATACCATCAATAACCTTGCGTATGAAATTGGCGGATATTTAGCTAACGAAGTTGAAGCAAAGAACGAGCAAGAAAGAGTACTTGCTGACCTTTGGAGCGTTGCATCAGAAGATGAGCAGCGTGCCATTGCCAATATGATGGTCAAGCTGGTTGAAAATAATAGCTCGCACTAA
- a CDS encoding DUF3388 domain-containing protein codes for MAKLEWYFEYEIQVNRPGLLGDISSLMGMLSINIVTINGVDVSRRGMLLRCDHTDQVKRLESILNTMETIKVTKLRQPKLRDRLAVRHGRYIQRDADDKKTFRFERDELGLLVDFMAELFKKEGHKLVGIRGMPRVGKTESIVASSVCASKRWLFVSSTLLKQTIRSQLIADEYSPDNVFIIDGIVSTRRGSEKHLQLLREIMRLPATKVVEHPDIFIQNSEYTMDDFDYIIELRNSADEEITYEHAEEPQVFDHSGFSGFDF; via the coding sequence TTGGCAAAGCTCGAATGGTATTTTGAATATGAGATACAGGTAAACCGTCCCGGACTATTAGGAGATATATCTTCTTTAATGGGGATGCTTTCAATTAATATTGTGACAATTAATGGTGTTGATGTATCAAGACGCGGAATGCTTTTACGCTGTGACCACACAGATCAAGTGAAGCGCCTTGAATCAATTTTAAATACAATGGAAACGATAAAAGTAACAAAATTAAGACAGCCAAAGCTTCGTGACCGCTTAGCGGTTCGTCACGGCAGATACATTCAGCGTGATGCGGATGACAAAAAGACGTTCCGATTTGAAAGGGACGAGCTTGGTCTTCTTGTTGATTTTATGGCTGAACTATTTAAAAAAGAAGGACATAAGTTGGTTGGGATTCGCGGAATGCCGCGTGTCGGAAAAACAGAATCAATTGTAGCTTCAAGTGTATGTGCCAGCAAGAGATGGCTTTTTGTATCGTCCACTCTTTTGAAACAGACGATTCGAAGTCAGCTGATTGCGGATGAATACAGCCCAGATAACGTTTTTATCATTGATGGGATTGTGTCAACAAGAAGAGGTTCTGAGAAGCACTTGCAGCTTCTAAGAGAAATTATGAGACTGCCGGCAACGAAGGTGGTTGAGCATCCAGACATCTTTATTCAAAATTCAGAATATACAATGGATGATTTCGACTATATCATTGAATTGCGCAATAGTGCAGACGAAGAGATTACATATGAGCACGCTGAAGAACCACAAGTGTTTGATCATTCTGGTTTTTCTGGCTTCGATTTTTAA